From Halanaeroarchaeum sulfurireducens, a single genomic window includes:
- a CDS encoding NADH-quinone oxidoreductase subunit B has protein sequence MTSNTPRDDIVESADPITDTQDARIGEGPDPRFNSKLREAFGSSPFVLTKLDQFMNWARGNSMFMLQFGIACCSIEMMHTYSVKHDLDRFHAGVPRASPRQADVMIVPGTIVSKFAPRMKRVYDQMPEPKFVVNMGNCSTSGGPFQGGYNVVKGAEEIIPVDIHVPGCPPRPEALVYGIAKLQERIANGESSPVTVKPYELEEFGDLERDEIVEKLSEDIDEESLVMRYNWADAP, from the coding sequence ATGACCAGTAACACACCACGAGACGACATCGTCGAATCGGCCGACCCCATCACGGATACGCAGGACGCCAGAATCGGGGAGGGGCCCGATCCGCGCTTCAACTCAAAGCTACGGGAAGCGTTCGGCTCGTCGCCGTTCGTGCTGACCAAACTCGACCAGTTCATGAACTGGGCTCGGGGAAACTCGATGTTCATGCTGCAGTTCGGGATCGCGTGTTGCAGCATCGAGATGATGCACACGTACTCGGTGAAACACGACCTCGACCGGTTCCACGCGGGCGTTCCCCGGGCGTCACCACGACAGGCCGACGTGATGATCGTGCCGGGCACGATCGTCTCGAAGTTCGCCCCGCGGATGAAACGGGTCTACGACCAGATGCCGGAGCCCAAATTCGTCGTCAACATGGGCAACTGTTCGACGTCCGGCGGCCCGTTCCAGGGCGGATACAACGTCGTCAAGGGGGCCGAGGAGATCATCCCGGTTGATATTCACGTTCCCGGCTGTCCGCCGCGTCCGGAAGCACTCGTCTACGGCATCGCGAAACTGCAGGAGCGCATCGCCAACGGCGAGTCGTCCCCGGTGACGGTCAAACCATACGAACTCGAGGAGTTCGGCGACCTCGAACGGGACGAAATCGTCGAAAAACTGTCGGAGGATATCGACGAGGAATCGCTCGTCATGCGGTACAACTGGGCTGATGCACCATGA
- a CDS encoding NuoI/complex I 23 kDa subunit family protein, with translation MIGALQALATTMKHALNGKTFTVEYPEQAPEVSPRFRGVHKWNQERCIWCRQCEGICPNDTIHIVMDEDRNGEQYNLHIGQCIYCRLCEEVCPTDAILLTQNFEFTGDTKHDLAFNKEQLKNVPWYKDIDPLEAREPDRDAWVGEGDREVDYQ, from the coding sequence ATGATCGGTGCACTCCAGGCGCTCGCGACGACGATGAAACACGCGCTCAACGGGAAGACGTTCACCGTCGAATATCCGGAGCAGGCTCCGGAAGTCAGTCCACGGTTCCGCGGCGTTCACAAGTGGAACCAGGAGCGATGTATCTGGTGTCGTCAGTGCGAGGGCATCTGTCCCAACGACACGATTCACATCGTGATGGACGAGGATCGCAATGGCGAGCAGTACAACCTGCACATCGGCCAGTGTATCTACTGTCGGTTGTGCGAGGAGGTCTGCCCGACGGACGCCATCCTGTTGACGCAGAACTTCGAATTCACGGGCGATACGAAACATGATCTGGCGTTCAACAAAGAACAACTCAAAAACGTCCCGTGGTACAAAGACATCGACCCACTCGAGGCCCGCGAACCGGACAGGGACGCGTGGGTCGGCGAGGGTGACAGGGAGGTCGATTACCAGTGA
- a CDS encoding NADH-quinone oxidoreductase subunit J — protein sequence MVAETLTFALFAFVTIASSAGVVLVDDVWHSALFLGAALLSVAVHFVMLQAEFLAAMQILVYVGGVLILISFAVMLTRDPEVTHR from the coding sequence ATGGTCGCCGAAACGCTGACGTTCGCGCTGTTCGCCTTCGTGACGATCGCGAGCAGTGCTGGCGTCGTCCTCGTCGACGACGTCTGGCACTCCGCGCTGTTCCTCGGCGCCGCTCTGTTGAGCGTCGCGGTTCACTTCGTGATGCTCCAGGCGGAGTTCCTCGCGGCGATGCAGATCCTGGTCTACGTCGGTGGGGTGCTGATCCTCATCTCCTTCGCCGTGATGCTGACACGGGATCCGGAGGTGACGCACCGATGA
- the nuoL gene encoding NADH-quinone oxidoreductase subunit L, protein MVEVFQYAVAIPLLPLASFLIALFVGHFARSLLPKGGAIPGILATGGSLLLSAWLYVAVSGTTDYYNQELYTWVTGLDTFSLHLGVLFDPLSALMLLIVSLISFLVHVFSLGYMNDEGETGLPRYYAGLGLFTFSMLAFVASSNLLMAFMFFELVGLNSWLLIGFWFREEGPPSAAKKAFLVTRFGDYFFLIGVVGVFATFGTSLFAPRGDEVLGFPQLAEQILAGDAAVPAFVVDTLGVTPQTWFAILGMLVLGGVIGKSSQFPLHTWLPDAMEGPTPVSALIHAATMVAAGVYLVARMYGFYALLPQVLAFIALVGGFTALFAATMGVVKKEIKQVLAYSTISQYGYMMLALGAGGYVAATFHLLTHAIFKALLFLGAGSVIIAMHHNENMWDMGGLKEKMPVTYWTFLSGSLALAGIIPFAGFWSKDEVLHAALVHGMDNPLILLAYAMGLIAVFFTGFYTFRMVFLTFHGEPRTETAKDPHGVRWNVKFPLVVLGTLAATVGFVNMTPVAELTGLHIEFLHQWFGYGFEGVTVHHYSHLLEHYAHYTTETVLGLTPTMTTMAAGAVSLGLALSGAGLAWVLYNVPEPEAHTDKLGSIKTLWYNNYYQDEFQVWLAEGLTLTVARIADLFDQGIIDGIVNAVSSVSLWSGSYVRRIQTGVVTNYAALLTLGLVVILVAFGVAGGWF, encoded by the coding sequence ATGGTAGAGGTATTCCAATACGCAGTCGCGATTCCGCTGCTGCCGTTGGCCTCGTTCCTGATCGCGTTGTTCGTGGGCCACTTCGCCCGCTCGCTTCTGCCGAAAGGCGGCGCGATCCCTGGGATCCTGGCCACGGGCGGTTCGTTGCTGCTTTCGGCCTGGCTGTACGTTGCAGTGAGTGGAACGACCGACTATTACAATCAGGAACTGTACACGTGGGTGACTGGCCTCGATACGTTCAGTCTCCACCTGGGGGTGCTGTTCGACCCCCTCTCGGCCCTGATGTTGCTGATCGTCTCGCTGATCAGCTTCCTCGTGCACGTGTTCAGTCTTGGATACATGAACGACGAGGGAGAGACTGGCCTTCCCCGGTACTACGCCGGCCTCGGCCTGTTCACGTTCTCGATGCTGGCCTTCGTTGCCTCGTCGAACCTCCTGATGGCGTTCATGTTCTTCGAGCTCGTTGGACTGAACTCGTGGCTGCTCATCGGATTTTGGTTCCGCGAGGAAGGGCCGCCGAGCGCGGCGAAGAAGGCGTTCCTGGTCACCCGGTTCGGTGACTACTTCTTCCTGATCGGTGTCGTCGGCGTCTTCGCCACCTTCGGCACGTCGCTGTTCGCGCCGCGTGGTGACGAGGTCCTCGGCTTCCCTCAGCTCGCCGAACAGATTCTCGCCGGTGACGCTGCCGTTCCGGCGTTCGTCGTCGACACGCTTGGTGTCACACCCCAGACCTGGTTCGCCATTCTGGGCATGCTGGTCCTCGGAGGCGTCATCGGGAAGTCCTCGCAGTTCCCGCTGCACACCTGGCTGCCTGACGCCATGGAGGGCCCGACCCCGGTTTCGGCCCTCATCCACGCTGCGACCATGGTCGCGGCTGGCGTCTACCTGGTCGCTCGGATGTACGGGTTCTACGCGCTGCTCCCCCAGGTTCTCGCGTTCATCGCGCTGGTGGGTGGGTTCACCGCGCTGTTCGCGGCCACGATGGGCGTCGTCAAAAAGGAGATCAAGCAGGTCCTGGCGTACTCCACCATCTCCCAGTACGGGTACATGATGCTCGCTCTCGGGGCTGGGGGGTACGTCGCTGCGACTTTCCACCTGCTGACCCACGCCATCTTCAAGGCGTTGCTGTTCCTCGGCGCCGGTTCGGTCATCATCGCGATGCACCACAACGAGAACATGTGGGACATGGGTGGATTGAAAGAGAAGATGCCGGTGACCTACTGGACGTTCCTCTCGGGGTCGCTGGCGCTCGCCGGTATCATTCCGTTCGCCGGCTTCTGGTCGAAGGACGAGGTCCTGCACGCGGCCCTCGTCCATGGGATGGACAATCCGCTCATCCTCCTCGCGTACGCGATGGGGTTGATCGCCGTCTTCTTCACCGGCTTCTACACCTTCCGGATGGTCTTCCTGACCTTCCACGGTGAACCCCGGACCGAGACGGCCAAAGATCCCCACGGTGTGCGTTGGAACGTGAAGTTCCCGCTGGTCGTGCTCGGCACGCTCGCGGCCACGGTCGGGTTCGTCAACATGACCCCGGTCGCAGAACTCACGGGGCTTCACATCGAGTTCCTCCACCAGTGGTTCGGCTACGGATTCGAGGGCGTAACCGTTCACCACTACAGCCACCTGCTGGAACACTACGCCCACTACACGACCGAGACCGTCCTGGGCCTGACCCCGACGATGACCACGATGGCCGCCGGTGCGGTCTCTTTGGGTCTGGCGCTATCCGGTGCCGGCCTGGCCTGGGTGCTCTACAACGTGCCCGAACCCGAAGCGCACACGGACAAGCTGGGTTCGATCAAGACGCTGTGGTACAACAACTACTACCAGGACGAATTCCAGGTGTGGCTCGCCGAAGGCCTCACGCTCACCGTCGCCCGCATCGCTGACCTCTTCGATCAGGGCATCATCGACGGCATCGTGAACGCCGTCTCGAGCGTGAGCCTCTGGAGCGGTTCGTACGTCAGGCGAATACAGACCGGCGTCGTGACGAATTACGCGGCCCTGCTCACATTGGGGCTGGTCGTGATTCTCGTGGCGTTCGGTGTCGCAGGGGGGTGGTTCTAG
- the purE gene encoding 5-(carboxyamino)imidazole ribonucleotide mutase, with amino-acid sequence MTTVTDLIDLFEAEAARDRPTEEMPDVGIIMGSDSDLDVMAGSESGRPGAFDALTALGFEECTDYDDPPESRYTFETWVVSAHRTPELMYTYAETAADRGLDVIIAGAGGKSADLPNMTASIAYPLPVIGVPVQEKSVDSVIGMPHGAPLTAVDAGKSYNAALSAVQILARGDDELADRLRSLHDERQTDVATVSWSLHDLGTNAFSDSR; translated from the coding sequence ATGACCACAGTTACCGATCTCATCGACCTGTTTGAGGCGGAAGCGGCACGCGACCGACCGACCGAGGAAATGCCCGACGTGGGCATCATCATGGGAAGCGACTCGGATCTGGACGTGATGGCCGGCTCCGAGTCGGGCCGCCCCGGTGCCTTCGACGCGCTGACGGCCCTCGGGTTCGAGGAATGCACCGATTACGACGACCCACCGGAGTCCCGATACACCTTCGAGACGTGGGTGGTCTCCGCGCATCGAACACCGGAGCTAATGTACACCTACGCCGAGACGGCCGCCGATCGTGGGCTCGACGTCATCATCGCCGGTGCTGGCGGCAAGTCGGCCGATCTACCGAACATGACCGCGTCCATCGCCTATCCCTTGCCCGTGATCGGCGTTCCGGTCCAGGAGAAGTCCGTGGACTCGGTCATTGGGATGCCACACGGAGCGCCCCTCACTGCCGTCGACGCCGGCAAGTCGTACAACGCCGCGCTGTCCGCCGTCCAGATACTCGCACGCGGGGACGACGAGTTGGCCGACAGACTCCGCTCGTTGCACGACGAGCGACAAACGGACGTCGCGACCGTTTCCTGGTCGCTTCACGACCTCGGAACGAACGCGTTCAGCGATAGCCGGTAA
- a CDS encoding NADH-quinone oxidoreductase subunit A, with the protein MNPWIAVGMLGLVGILIPLAMVAVSWLLRPSVPEQGKRTTYESGEVPTGNTHVRFNIQYYMVALLFVVFDIETVLIFPWTVIYRDAVASVGFARAFLPMFAFIFVLVVALAWAWRNGAIRWVRTEGYRRGVKSHDQ; encoded by the coding sequence ATGAATCCATGGATCGCCGTGGGTATGCTCGGTCTGGTTGGCATCCTCATACCGCTCGCAATGGTAGCGGTATCGTGGTTGCTCCGACCCAGCGTGCCCGAACAAGGAAAACGGACTACGTATGAAAGCGGTGAGGTGCCGACGGGCAACACCCATGTTCGCTTCAACATCCAGTACTACATGGTCGCGTTGTTGTTCGTCGTGTTCGACATCGAAACCGTCCTCATCTTCCCGTGGACCGTCATTTACCGGGACGCCGTCGCATCGGTGGGCTTCGCTCGTGCCTTCCTCCCGATGTTCGCGTTCATCTTCGTCCTCGTCGTCGCACTGGCGTGGGCGTGGCGCAACGGTGCCATCCGGTGGGTGCGGACCGAGGGATACCGCAGGGGGGTAAAGAGCCATGACCAGTAA
- the nuoK gene encoding NADH-quinone oxidoreductase subunit NuoK — protein MAVPVEWYLLLSAAMFAIGVMGILTRNNALLFLMSVELLLNAANINLVAFSHQWGNLTGQTFSLFTMGLAAAEVAIGIGIILVLYRNFSDVDVTTPTSLRW, from the coding sequence ATGGCGGTTCCTGTCGAGTGGTATCTGCTGCTCTCGGCGGCCATGTTCGCGATCGGAGTCATGGGCATACTGACGCGCAATAACGCGCTGTTGTTCTTGATGTCCGTCGAACTGTTGCTCAATGCCGCCAATATCAATCTCGTCGCGTTCTCCCACCAGTGGGGGAACCTGACTGGACAGACGTTCAGTCTGTTCACGATGGGGCTCGCCGCTGCGGAGGTCGCCATCGGTATCGGCATCATACTGGTACTGTACCGCAACTTCTCGGACGTGGACGTTACCACGCCGACTTCACTGAGGTGGTAA
- a CDS encoding NADH-quinone oxidoreductase subunit D produces the protein MSSQEEEATQEGQSDSDVDYDYLESLVSEHVTGRESHVNAEAFRIDAYSVQDVLSTLKEEAGFDHLSVVTAQEYEDRFESIYHLKKFDDPTQELSIVVPTPREEPVHQSAAPVFTTADWHEREAYDLVGIEYEGHPDLRRILLPETWQGHPLRLDYNQDKPQIVTFEQHENPLEESLRDMENEGDRDTMFLNVGPHHPATHGVLHVKTVLDGEQIADLDPDIGYLHRCEEQMCQNGTYRHQIMPYPDRWDYAPSGLANEWSYARAIEDLEGIEVPEYAQVIRTMGAEMTRIASHMLAVATFGLDIIGDFSAVFMYAMRDREIVQDLLEDLTGQRMMFNYFRVGGVVWDLPEPRDVYFDNIRDFLEDLPERIDEYHSLLTQNELFQMRTVDTGYISPEAAKDYGTTGPVLRASGVDYDLRRDDPYGYYDKLDWDVRTREEGDNLARLLVRMDEVEESAKIIEQCVDLLEDWPEDDREIQANVPRSLKPEPGAEIYRSVEAPKGELGIYMRSDGTDKPARFKIRGPSFNNLHALERMSEGELIPDLIATLGSLDIILAEVDR, from the coding sequence ATGAGTTCGCAGGAAGAAGAAGCCACGCAGGAGGGACAGTCAGACAGTGACGTGGATTACGACTACCTCGAATCGCTCGTCTCCGAACACGTAACGGGTCGGGAATCTCACGTCAACGCAGAGGCGTTCCGGATCGACGCGTACTCGGTGCAAGACGTCCTCTCGACGCTCAAGGAGGAGGCGGGATTCGATCACCTCTCGGTGGTGACCGCACAGGAGTACGAGGATCGATTCGAGTCCATTTACCACCTCAAGAAGTTCGACGATCCGACACAGGAACTGTCGATCGTCGTCCCGACGCCGCGCGAGGAGCCGGTCCACCAGTCGGCGGCACCGGTGTTCACGACGGCCGACTGGCACGAGCGTGAGGCGTACGACCTCGTCGGTATCGAGTACGAGGGGCATCCGGATCTCCGCCGGATCCTCCTGCCGGAGACGTGGCAGGGACATCCCCTCCGCCTGGATTACAACCAGGATAAACCGCAGATCGTGACCTTCGAGCAACACGAAAACCCGCTCGAGGAAAGCCTGCGGGACATGGAGAACGAGGGGGACCGCGACACGATGTTCCTGAACGTCGGTCCGCACCACCCGGCAACACACGGTGTCCTCCACGTGAAGACCGTCCTCGACGGCGAACAGATCGCCGACCTCGACCCGGACATTGGCTACCTCCATCGGTGCGAGGAGCAGATGTGTCAGAACGGCACCTATCGACACCAGATAATGCCGTATCCCGACCGATGGGACTACGCACCGTCCGGCCTGGCGAACGAGTGGTCGTACGCCAGAGCTATCGAGGATCTCGAGGGCATCGAAGTTCCGGAGTACGCCCAGGTCATTCGGACGATGGGCGCGGAGATGACCCGGATCGCCTCCCACATGCTCGCGGTCGCGACGTTCGGCCTCGACATCATCGGCGACTTCTCGGCGGTGTTCATGTACGCGATGCGTGACAGGGAGATCGTACAGGACCTGCTCGAGGACCTGACCGGTCAGCGGATGATGTTCAACTACTTCCGCGTGGGCGGCGTGGTCTGGGACCTGCCCGAACCGCGGGACGTGTACTTCGACAACATTCGCGACTTCCTCGAGGACCTTCCCGAGCGCATCGACGAGTATCACAGCCTGCTGACCCAGAACGAGCTGTTCCAGATGCGTACGGTGGATACGGGATACATCTCCCCGGAGGCCGCGAAAGACTACGGCACCACCGGACCGGTCCTCCGGGCATCCGGTGTCGACTACGACCTCCGTCGGGACGACCCGTACGGATACTACGACAAGCTCGACTGGGACGTCCGCACGCGGGAGGAGGGCGACAACCTCGCGCGACTGCTTGTCCGCATGGACGAAGTCGAAGAATCGGCGAAGATCATCGAGCAGTGCGTGGACCTCCTCGAGGACTGGCCGGAAGACGATCGGGAAATCCAGGCCAACGTCCCTCGCTCGCTCAAACCGGAACCCGGCGCAGAGATCTACCGATCCGTCGAAGCGCCCAAGGGTGAACTCGGCATTTACATGCGGTCCGACGGTACCGACAAGCCGGCGCGATTCAAGATCCGGGGACCGAGTTTCAACAACCTCCACGCGCTCGAACGAATGTCCGAAGGGGAACTCATCCCGGACCTCATCGCCACGCTCGGTAGCCTGGACATCATTCTCGCGGAGGTGGACCGCTAA
- a CDS encoding complex I subunit 1/NuoH family protein produces the protein MASAPLADTITQLLGLEGLFGDLVGGLLGAAVVATLMLLMAAVAGPYMKRKITATFTDRIAVDRVGPYGILTIAVDALRLLGKEQIIPENVDRPAWDLAPFLVVLSATLGFAVIPMGNGIHLADPQNGLVYVFAVSSIATLGLVTGGYASNNKFSMLGGLRAISQNIAYEIPLIVTAASVVLFAGTLQMSEIVAAQQEALFTIAGITIPSWYGFVNPFAFGLFMLASLAEIGRNPFDLPEAPNDLVAGYQTEYSSAYFVLFYLGEFLHIFLGAGIITALFLGGPAGPVLPGIVWFIIKIWGVFFFTQWARSAVARVRPDQLLTVGWKGMLVLAFANLLLTAVLVGVIA, from the coding sequence ATGGCGTCTGCACCACTTGCAGATACCATCACCCAGTTGCTCGGCCTCGAGGGGCTGTTCGGTGACCTCGTCGGCGGGCTTCTGGGGGCCGCCGTCGTGGCGACGTTGATGTTGCTCATGGCGGCGGTCGCCGGGCCGTACATGAAACGGAAGATCACGGCCACGTTCACGGACCGCATCGCTGTCGATCGCGTGGGTCCGTACGGTATCCTGACGATCGCCGTCGACGCGCTCAGGCTCCTCGGCAAAGAGCAGATCATTCCGGAGAACGTGGACCGCCCGGCGTGGGACCTGGCACCGTTTCTTGTCGTTCTGTCGGCGACGCTCGGATTCGCCGTCATTCCGATGGGTAACGGCATCCACCTCGCCGACCCGCAAAACGGTCTCGTCTACGTCTTCGCGGTCTCGTCCATCGCGACGCTCGGTCTGGTGACCGGCGGATACGCGTCCAACAATAAGTTCTCGATGCTGGGGGGACTTCGCGCGATCTCCCAGAACATCGCCTACGAGATCCCGCTCATCGTGACCGCGGCGTCGGTGGTCCTCTTCGCCGGCACGCTTCAGATGTCGGAGATCGTGGCCGCCCAGCAGGAAGCGCTGTTCACGATCGCAGGGATCACGATTCCGTCGTGGTATGGCTTCGTGAATCCCTTCGCGTTCGGTCTATTCATGCTGGCCAGTCTCGCGGAGATCGGACGCAATCCGTTCGACCTTCCCGAGGCGCCGAACGACCTGGTCGCTGGATACCAGACGGAGTACTCGAGTGCCTATTTCGTGCTGTTCTACCTTGGGGAGTTCCTCCACATCTTCCTGGGGGCCGGCATCATCACGGCGCTCTTCCTCGGTGGACCTGCCGGACCAGTCCTGCCGGGAATCGTGTGGTTCATCATCAAGATCTGGGGCGTGTTCTTCTTCACCCAGTGGGCCCGTTCGGCCGTGGCCCGCGTCCGCCCCGATCAGCTACTCACCGTCGGGTGGAAGGGGATGTTGGTGCTCGCGTTCGCCAACCTGCTTCTCACGGCAGTGCTCGTGGGGGTGATCGCATGA